The Cellulomonas sp. S1-8 genome has a window encoding:
- a CDS encoding FtsX-like permease family protein, with amino-acid sequence MRTVLLAGLRAHASRLVATACAVVLSVAFLVGTLALSATFVRTTEQSLTANMTRADVWVGAADEAAPVDGDVLEAVLPSVRAAAHVAAADAERTAFGAVLVGDTRTTVQVSTLLDASVRWQELAGGTWPAGPTETTIDAWAAGSLGLEVGDLVTFRLYRSAPVVLTVVGITTTTGPGVVVDMPRLVVTGDGLAAAGARPPASEILVRGDGEPPAVVAAGVAASLDGVPGIVVLTREQATERRVAQLSGSATVLTGSLLGFCVVALVVAAIVIANTFHVLVAQRTHELALLRCIGAGKRQVHRLVLGEAVALGTVASGVGVGLGLLGAEVLARWRMTADGIVATPAAPAVGFVVGVALTVVAASPAARQATRALPVEALRPIEAVAEGTPRRWLRTAVALLLLAAGVAGATVAAEDGGIVVAIPAVVVSFLGVLVVAPLVVPGCVRGLGAVVSGTSVAARLAARNAARNRRRTTATATALLVGVTLVTTMVVATASVRSSVDAEIDASRPIDLVVTTSDPAGLAVATRRAVDALPEVVGTTEVTGGVRVKVTLADGGTRSLLARGVDPAAAQRLARAPVAQPGEGTVLVHRDAAGLAAGDTVQVVGADGSAAVVVDVTPDTVPGTVTMRADELAVLVAAAPVVELQVRLASDLTGAQVQQAISSVLSIDDRVAVSGGAPERAMYTQLFDLMLLGVLALLTLSLVIAVVGVANTMALSVVERRRESAVLRALGLTVRQLRGMLAVEAGLVAAVAAVLGVGLGTAYAWVGVMALGVEATRVPMHMVVPVGSLGQILGAAVLAGVLASLMPGRRAARVSPAEALTID; translated from the coding sequence GTGAGGACCGTCCTGCTCGCCGGCCTGCGCGCGCACGCCTCCCGTCTGGTCGCCACGGCGTGCGCCGTCGTCCTCTCGGTCGCCTTCCTGGTGGGGACGCTGGCGCTGTCGGCGACGTTCGTACGGACGACGGAGCAGTCGCTGACCGCGAACATGACCCGCGCCGACGTCTGGGTCGGCGCCGCCGACGAGGCCGCGCCGGTCGACGGTGACGTGCTCGAGGCGGTGCTGCCGAGCGTGCGCGCGGCCGCGCACGTCGCCGCCGCCGACGCCGAGCGGACCGCCTTCGGCGCGGTCCTCGTGGGCGACACGCGCACGACGGTGCAGGTCAGCACCCTCCTCGACGCATCGGTGCGGTGGCAGGAGCTCGCGGGCGGGACCTGGCCCGCGGGGCCCACGGAGACGACGATCGATGCCTGGGCGGCGGGCTCCCTCGGTCTGGAGGTCGGCGACCTCGTGACGTTCCGGCTCTACCGCTCCGCACCCGTGGTGCTCACCGTCGTGGGGATCACGACCACCACGGGTCCCGGGGTCGTGGTCGACATGCCGCGTCTCGTCGTGACCGGTGACGGGCTGGCCGCGGCCGGCGCCCGCCCGCCCGCCTCCGAGATCCTCGTGCGGGGGGACGGGGAGCCGCCCGCCGTGGTCGCCGCGGGCGTCGCGGCATCGCTCGACGGCGTACCCGGCATCGTCGTGCTCACGCGGGAGCAGGCGACCGAGCGCCGCGTCGCGCAGCTGTCCGGCAGCGCGACCGTCCTCACCGGCAGCCTGCTCGGCTTCTGCGTGGTGGCGCTCGTCGTCGCCGCGATCGTGATCGCCAACACCTTCCACGTCCTCGTCGCGCAGCGCACCCACGAGCTCGCCCTGCTGCGGTGCATCGGTGCGGGGAAGCGGCAGGTGCACCGGCTCGTCCTGGGCGAGGCCGTCGCGCTCGGCACGGTCGCGTCCGGCGTGGGTGTGGGGCTGGGACTCCTCGGGGCGGAGGTGCTCGCGAGGTGGAGGATGACGGCCGACGGGATCGTCGCCACCCCCGCCGCGCCGGCCGTCGGCTTCGTCGTCGGCGTCGCGCTGACCGTCGTCGCGGCGTCGCCTGCCGCGCGGCAGGCGACCCGGGCGCTCCCCGTCGAGGCGCTGCGCCCCATCGAGGCCGTCGCGGAGGGGACCCCCCGGCGGTGGCTCAGGACGGCTGTTGCGCTCCTGCTGCTCGCCGCCGGGGTCGCCGGTGCCACGGTGGCGGCCGAGGACGGCGGCATCGTGGTCGCGATCCCCGCCGTGGTCGTCTCGTTCCTGGGCGTGCTGGTCGTCGCCCCGCTCGTGGTGCCGGGGTGCGTGCGCGGCCTCGGGGCCGTCGTGTCGGGCACGTCGGTCGCAGCACGTCTCGCGGCCCGGAACGCGGCGCGCAACCGGCGCCGCACGACCGCCACCGCGACGGCCCTGCTCGTCGGCGTGACCCTCGTGACGACGATGGTCGTCGCGACGGCCTCCGTACGCAGCTCGGTCGATGCCGAGATCGACGCGAGCCGCCCGATCGACCTCGTCGTCACCACGTCGGACCCCGCCGGCCTGGCCGTCGCCACCCGCCGGGCGGTCGACGCCCTGCCGGAGGTCGTCGGCACCACCGAGGTCACCGGCGGGGTCCGGGTGAAGGTGACGCTCGCGGACGGCGGGACGCGGAGCCTCCTCGCCCGCGGCGTGGATCCCGCGGCCGCGCAGCGCCTGGCGCGCGCCCCCGTCGCGCAGCCGGGGGAGGGCACCGTCCTCGTCCACCGCGACGCGGCGGGCCTGGCTGCGGGCGACACGGTCCAGGTGGTCGGGGCCGACGGCAGCGCCGCCGTGGTCGTCGACGTCACGCCGGACACCGTCCCGGGCACGGTGACGATGCGTGCGGACGAGCTCGCCGTGCTCGTCGCGGCGGCCCCCGTCGTGGAGCTCCAGGTGCGGCTGGCGTCGGACCTGACGGGTGCGCAGGTGCAGCAGGCGATCTCCTCCGTCCTGTCGATCGACGACCGGGTCGCCGTGAGCGGCGGTGCGCCGGAGCGCGCGATGTACACGCAGCTCTTCGACCTGATGCTCCTCGGGGTCCTCGCGCTGCTCACCCTGTCCCTCGTGATCGCCGTGGTCGGCGTCGCCAACACGATGGCGCTGTCGGTGGTCGAGCGGCGTCGGGAGTCGGCCGTGCTGCGTGCGCTCGGCCTGACGGTCCGGCAGCTGCGCGGGATGCTCGCCGTCGAGGCCGGTCTCGTCGCGGCCGTCGCGGCCGTGCTGGGCGTCGGGCTGGGGACCGCGTACGCGTGGGTCGGCGTCATGGCGCTGGGGGTGGAGGCGACGCGGGTGCCGATGCACATGGTCGTCCCCGTCGGGTCCCTCGGCCAGATCCTCGGTGCCGCCGTGCTGGCCGGCGTGCTCGCGTCGCTCATGCCCGGACGACGCGCCGCACGGGTCTCACCGGCCGAGGCCCTCACGATCGACTGA
- a CDS encoding flavin reductase family protein has protein sequence MTTSTHDLGHLERALADHDEPALTPEQYKQVFRRHAAGVAVITLRDAGRPVGFTATSVISVSAAPPLLAFSLASGSSSWPALSRAATVAVSFLAEGQEDLSTRFATSGIDRFAAGGWTALPTGEPVVDGAQAWVRARIVQRTPVGDSYLVSLRALAHGVADVGPLIYRDRVYHRLPTARG, from the coding sequence ATGACCACCAGCACCCACGACCTGGGCCACCTGGAGCGCGCGCTGGCCGACCACGACGAGCCCGCCCTGACCCCCGAGCAGTACAAGCAGGTGTTCCGACGGCACGCCGCCGGGGTCGCCGTCATCACGCTGCGCGACGCCGGCCGACCCGTCGGCTTCACCGCCACGTCCGTGATCTCGGTCTCCGCGGCACCGCCGCTGCTGGCGTTCTCGCTCGCGTCCGGGTCGTCGTCGTGGCCGGCGCTCTCCCGCGCCGCGACCGTCGCCGTGTCGTTCCTCGCCGAGGGTCAGGAGGACCTCTCGACGCGCTTCGCGACGTCGGGCATCGACCGGTTCGCGGCCGGAGGCTGGACGGCCCTGCCGACCGGGGAGCCAGTGGTCGACGGCGCGCAGGCCTGGGTCCGCGCGCGCATCGTGCAGCGCACCCCCGTCGGCGACAGCTACCTGGTCTCGCTGCGCGCGCTCGCCCACGGCGTGGCCGACGTCGGCCCGCTGATCTACCGCGACCGCGTCTACCACCGCCTGCCTACGGCCCGCGGCTGA
- the purL gene encoding phosphoribosylformylglycinamidine synthase subunit PurL: MTTAPARPDAPHAQHTSDTVENAAATPDLAQPFAELGLKPDEYQRIRDILGRRPTAAELAMYSVMWSEHCSYKSSKTHLRQFGEKTTPAMREHLLVGIGENAGVVDIGDGWAVTFKVESHNHPSYVEPYQGAATGVGGIVRDIISMGARPVAVMDQLRFGDPAHPDTARVVHGVVAGVGGYGNSLGLPNIGGELVFDSCYQGNPLVNALCLGVLRHEDIHLANASGVGNKVVLFGARTGGDGIGGASILASETFDDTKPSKRPSVQVGDPFMEKVLIECCLELYAARVVEGIQDLGAAGISCATSELASNGDGGMHVDLEDVLLRDPTLTAGEILMSESQERMMAVVRPEKLDEFLAITGKWDVETAVIGEVTGTGRLTIDHFGHRIVDVDPRTVAHEGPVYDRPYARPAWQDALVADSISTPEGVARYARPTSADDLRATLLQLLASPNLASPAWVTDQYDRFVQGNTALAQPDDSGVVRVDETTGLGVALATDANGRYAKLDPYTGAQLALAEAYRNVATVGARPLAVTDCLNFGSPEHPDTMWQLVEAIRGLADACQTLEVPVTGGNVSLYNGTGEPGQIDSAIHPTPVVGVLGVLDDVADAVPSGWTAPGQAVYLLGTTRAELDGSAWAEVAHRHLGGVPPRVDLDAERRLAQVLVSAARDDLVDAAHDLSEGGLALALVESCLRFGVGVQVSLDALCERDGLTPFEAMFSESQARAIVAVPRSEEVRLHDLCTARGVPALRLGETAETCTPGAGTPDDDQDHVHAAAVEVRGLFTLPLTEAREVWEATLPRLFG; encoded by the coding sequence ATGACCACCGCACCTGCGCGTCCCGACGCCCCGCACGCCCAGCACACGTCCGACACGGTCGAGAACGCCGCCGCCACGCCGGACCTCGCGCAGCCGTTCGCGGAGCTCGGCCTCAAGCCGGACGAGTACCAGCGCATCCGCGACATCCTCGGCCGCCGCCCCACCGCGGCCGAGCTCGCCATGTACTCGGTGATGTGGTCGGAGCACTGCTCGTACAAGTCGTCGAAGACGCACCTGCGGCAGTTCGGCGAGAAGACCACGCCGGCCATGCGCGAGCACCTGCTCGTCGGCATCGGGGAGAACGCGGGCGTCGTCGACATCGGTGACGGCTGGGCCGTGACGTTCAAGGTCGAGTCGCACAACCACCCGTCCTACGTCGAGCCGTACCAGGGCGCCGCGACGGGCGTCGGCGGCATCGTGCGCGACATCATCTCGATGGGCGCGCGCCCCGTGGCCGTCATGGACCAGCTGCGGTTCGGTGACCCCGCGCACCCCGACACCGCGCGCGTCGTGCACGGCGTCGTCGCGGGCGTCGGCGGCTACGGCAACAGCCTGGGCCTGCCCAACATCGGCGGCGAGCTCGTCTTCGACTCCTGCTACCAGGGCAACCCGCTGGTCAACGCGCTGTGCCTGGGCGTCCTGCGGCACGAGGACATCCACCTGGCCAACGCGTCGGGCGTCGGCAACAAGGTCGTGCTGTTCGGTGCGCGCACGGGCGGCGACGGCATCGGCGGGGCGTCGATCCTGGCGTCGGAGACGTTCGACGACACCAAGCCGTCCAAGCGCCCGAGCGTGCAGGTCGGCGACCCGTTCATGGAGAAGGTGCTCATCGAGTGCTGCCTCGAGCTGTACGCGGCGCGGGTCGTCGAGGGCATCCAGGACCTGGGCGCTGCAGGCATCTCGTGCGCGACGAGCGAGCTGGCGTCCAACGGTGACGGTGGCATGCACGTCGACCTCGAGGACGTGCTGCTGCGCGACCCCACGCTCACGGCCGGCGAGATCCTCATGTCGGAGTCGCAGGAGCGCATGATGGCCGTGGTCCGGCCGGAGAAGCTCGACGAGTTCCTGGCGATCACCGGCAAGTGGGACGTCGAGACGGCCGTGATCGGTGAGGTCACGGGCACCGGTCGCCTGACCATCGACCACTTCGGCCACCGGATCGTCGACGTCGACCCCAGGACGGTCGCGCACGAGGGCCCCGTGTACGACCGCCCCTACGCGCGTCCCGCGTGGCAGGACGCGCTCGTCGCGGACTCGATCAGCACCCCCGAGGGCGTGGCCCGCTACGCCCGCCCGACGAGCGCCGACGACCTGCGCGCGACGCTCCTGCAGCTGCTCGCGTCGCCGAACCTCGCGTCCCCCGCGTGGGTGACCGACCAGTACGACCGCTTCGTGCAGGGCAACACCGCGCTCGCGCAGCCCGACGACTCGGGCGTCGTGCGCGTCGACGAGACGACGGGCCTGGGTGTCGCCCTCGCGACCGACGCCAACGGCCGCTACGCCAAGCTCGACCCGTACACCGGTGCGCAGCTCGCGCTCGCGGAGGCGTACCGCAACGTCGCCACCGTCGGCGCCCGGCCCCTGGCCGTGACGGACTGCCTCAACTTCGGCAGCCCCGAGCACCCCGACACCATGTGGCAGCTCGTCGAGGCGATCCGCGGCCTGGCGGACGCCTGCCAGACGCTCGAGGTGCCCGTGACCGGCGGCAACGTGTCGCTGTACAACGGCACGGGCGAGCCCGGCCAGATCGACTCGGCGATCCACCCCACCCCCGTCGTGGGCGTGCTGGGCGTGCTCGACGACGTCGCCGACGCGGTGCCGTCCGGCTGGACCGCGCCCGGCCAGGCCGTCTACCTGCTGGGGACGACGCGCGCCGAGCTCGACGGGTCCGCGTGGGCCGAGGTCGCGCACCGCCACCTCGGCGGCGTGCCGCCCCGCGTCGACCTCGATGCCGAGCGCCGGCTCGCGCAGGTGCTGGTGTCCGCGGCCCGTGACGACCTCGTCGACGCCGCGCACGACCTGTCCGAGGGTGGGCTCGCGCTCGCGCTCGTCGAGTCGTGCCTGCGCTTCGGCGTCGGGGTGCAGGTCTCGCTCGACGCGCTGTGCGAGCGCGACGGACTGACCCCGTTCGAGGCGATGTTCTCCGAGTCGCAGGCCCGTGCGATCGTCGCGGTGCCGCGCTCGGAGGAGGTCCGGCTGCACGACCTGTGCACCGCGCGCGGCGTCCCGGCGCTGCGGCTGGGCGAGACGGCGGAGACGTGCACGCCGGGTGCGGGCACGCCCGACGACGACCAGGACCACGTGCACGCAGCCGCCGTCGAGGTGCGCGGGCTGTTCACGCTGCCGCTGACCGAGGCGCGCGAGGTGTGGGAGGCGACGCTGCCGCGCCTCTTCGGCTGA
- a CDS encoding beta-ketoacyl-ACP synthase II: protein MEKVVITGLGVISPIGKNVAEFEDNLFAGRHGIVTIDHFDTTDMAVRVNAPVKDYDAGEFFSERDAHRMDTYSQYGMIAARQAVQQSGILDDVDPYRLGVFMTTGFGGTGTLLQENAVMQERGAGKVSPLTVPKFLGNLLSGLVAIDTGARGPAAAHGAACAASAVSIGEAMRAIRHGYADAMVCGGGEAATQKLIVAGFQNLRALTTEADPDRACLPFDRHRSGFVMGEGAGALVLESESHARARGATILAEVSGYGLTNDAAHMTAPALHGESVDRAIADALADAGNQDETLYVNAHGTSTVKNDRLESAAITRMLGGKAVVSSTKSMTGHLLAAAGAVEAVASVLALRRQVVPPTVGTTELDEDIQVDVVHGAARSMEFSRAVSLSLGFGGHNACLVLDRPEG from the coding sequence ATGGAAAAGGTCGTCATCACAGGGCTGGGCGTGATCAGCCCGATCGGGAAGAACGTCGCGGAGTTCGAGGACAACCTCTTCGCCGGACGGCACGGCATCGTCACCATCGACCACTTCGACACCACGGACATGGCCGTGCGGGTGAACGCCCCGGTCAAGGACTACGACGCCGGCGAGTTCTTCTCCGAGCGTGACGCGCACCGCATGGACACCTACAGCCAGTACGGGATGATCGCCGCGCGCCAGGCCGTCCAGCAGTCGGGGATCCTCGACGACGTCGACCCGTACCGGCTCGGCGTCTTCATGACGACCGGGTTCGGCGGGACCGGCACCCTCCTGCAGGAGAACGCGGTCATGCAGGAGCGGGGCGCGGGGAAGGTCTCGCCCCTGACGGTCCCCAAGTTCCTCGGCAACCTCCTGTCGGGCCTGGTCGCGATCGACACCGGCGCGCGGGGCCCGGCGGCCGCGCACGGCGCCGCCTGCGCAGCGAGCGCGGTGAGCATCGGTGAGGCGATGCGCGCCATCCGGCACGGGTACGCCGACGCGATGGTCTGCGGCGGCGGGGAGGCGGCCACCCAGAAGCTGATCGTGGCCGGCTTCCAGAACCTGCGCGCGCTCACCACCGAGGCCGACCCGGACCGGGCGTGCCTGCCGTTCGACAGGCACCGCTCGGGCTTCGTGATGGGGGAGGGCGCCGGCGCGCTCGTGCTCGAGAGCGAGTCCCACGCGAGGGCCCGCGGCGCCACGATCCTCGCCGAGGTCTCGGGCTACGGGCTGACCAACGACGCCGCGCACATGACCGCCCCGGCCCTGCACGGCGAGTCGGTCGACCGCGCGATCGCCGACGCGCTCGCCGACGCCGGCAACCAGGACGAGACGCTCTACGTGAACGCGCACGGCACCAGCACGGTGAAGAACGACCGGCTCGAGTCCGCGGCGATCACCCGCATGCTCGGGGGCAAGGCCGTCGTGTCGTCGACGAAGTCCATGACCGGGCACCTCCTGGCTGCCGCCGGCGCAGTCGAGGCGGTCGCGTCGGTGCTGGCGCTGCGCCGGCAGGTGGTCCCACCGACAGTGGGCACCACCGAGCTCGACGAGGACATCCAGGTCGACGTCGTGCACGGTGCCGCCCGGAGCATGGAGTTCTCCCGTGCCGTCTCGCTGTCCCTCGGGTTCGGTGGGCACAACGCGTGCCTCGTCCTCGATCGCCCCGAGGGGTGA
- a CDS encoding 4'-phosphopantetheinyl transferase family protein has translation MIDLAIARSDDLDEPELRRLRAGLPVERQERVGRYRRKADRDASVVAFALLQYLWWRRIGGPLPDVVRGERGKPAFRGVDGWHFNLSHDASVCACVLSPVPVGVDVQSRVPFEDRLFESIAAPGERHLRDELLRADDLSPLWTRKEAVVKRTGRGLSTPLREVDTAAARDVLTTSGGSGFRLSISAQGLREEELRSVLRVRFLRRGRGRGGWSQDRDHPPLFGEQRDGPTTSALPLPRLHVPRHDDEQRVRRRAPHLHRGGVPVR, from the coding sequence GTGATCGATCTCGCGATCGCGCGCTCGGACGACCTGGACGAGCCGGAGCTCCGGCGGCTGCGTGCCGGCCTGCCGGTCGAGCGGCAGGAGCGGGTGGGCCGCTACCGCCGCAAGGCGGACCGCGACGCGAGCGTCGTCGCGTTCGCGCTGCTCCAGTACCTGTGGTGGCGGCGGATCGGGGGTCCGCTGCCCGACGTCGTCCGCGGGGAACGCGGCAAACCCGCCTTCCGCGGCGTCGACGGGTGGCACTTCAACCTGTCCCACGACGCGTCCGTCTGCGCGTGCGTGCTGTCCCCGGTGCCCGTGGGCGTCGACGTGCAGTCGCGCGTCCCGTTCGAGGACCGGCTGTTCGAGAGCATCGCCGCGCCGGGTGAGCGTCATCTGCGGGACGAGCTCCTGCGGGCCGACGACCTGAGCCCGCTGTGGACGCGGAAGGAAGCGGTCGTGAAACGCACGGGCCGCGGCCTGTCCACACCCCTGCGGGAGGTGGACACGGCCGCGGCACGCGACGTCCTCACGACCTCCGGCGGGTCGGGGTTCCGGCTGAGCATCAGCGCGCAGGGCCTGCGCGAGGAGGAGCTGCGGTCCGTGCTCCGGGTCCGCTTCCTGCGGCGGGGCCGGGGGCGTGGCGGTTGGTCGCAGGACAGGGACCACCCGCCGCTGTTCGGCGAGCAGCGCGACGGTCCGACGACGTCAGCTCTCCCGCTCCCACGACTCCACGTCCCCCGGCACGACGACGAACAGCGGGTGCGGCGACGGGCCCCCCACCTGCACCGCGGCGGTGTACCGGTCCGGTGA
- a CDS encoding alpha/beta fold hydrolase has translation MDGFTRGGLRFDVRDVGTADGAPVAVLLHGFPQDGSAYDAVVPLLHDAGVRTLVPDQRGYSPGARPRGRRAYVVGELVADVVTLLDAAGVGSAHLVGHDWGGAVAWAVAARRPDRVASLTALGTPHPTALRAGLPRGQLRRSRYVGTFQLPGLPERSLLADDGARLRGALRRTGLEPDLADRYVARMCEPGALTAALAWYRALGVPRARSGDRTVRVPTTYVSARRDPFFAPASVEATARHVDAPFTRVDLDADHWLPEHRPADVAAAVLGQVRA, from the coding sequence GTGGACGGGTTCACGCGCGGAGGTCTGCGGTTCGACGTGCGGGACGTCGGCACTGCCGACGGCGCACCCGTCGCTGTGCTGCTGCACGGGTTCCCGCAGGACGGGTCCGCGTACGACGCGGTGGTGCCGCTGCTCCACGACGCCGGCGTGCGGACGCTGGTCCCGGACCAGCGCGGGTACAGCCCCGGTGCACGCCCGCGAGGCCGACGCGCGTACGTGGTGGGCGAGCTCGTCGCCGACGTCGTCACGCTGCTCGACGCCGCCGGGGTGGGGTCCGCGCACCTCGTCGGTCACGACTGGGGCGGCGCGGTCGCGTGGGCGGTGGCCGCACGTCGGCCCGACCGCGTCGCGTCGCTGACCGCGCTGGGCACGCCGCACCCCACGGCGCTGCGCGCAGGCCTGCCGCGCGGCCAGCTGCGCCGGTCCCGGTACGTCGGGACGTTCCAGCTGCCGGGGCTGCCGGAGCGCTCGCTCCTCGCGGACGACGGCGCCCGGCTGCGGGGCGCCCTGCGGCGCACCGGGCTGGAGCCGGACCTCGCGGACCGGTACGTCGCCCGCATGTGCGAGCCCGGCGCGCTGACCGCAGCCCTGGCCTGGTACCGCGCGCTCGGCGTGCCCCGCGCGCGCAGCGGGGACCGCACGGTGCGCGTCCCCACGACGTACGTCTCCGCCCGCCGCGACCCGTTCTTCGCACCCGCGTCGGTCGAGGCGACGGCCCGGCACGTCGACGCGCCGTTCACGCGCGTCGACCTCGACGCCGACCACTGGCTGCCCGAGCACCGGCCCGCTGACGTGGCGGCGGCAGTCCTCGGTCAGGTGCGCGCGTGA
- a CDS encoding heme biosynthesis protein HemY has translation MPDTEPRAEAEAPAADFRRLPEPIALEDTVTSQDVGHVPDPDGGRDPNHEWMLRHG, from the coding sequence ATGCCCGACACCGAGCCCCGCGCCGAGGCCGAGGCCCCCGCCGCGGACTTCCGTCGGCTCCCCGAGCCGATCGCGCTCGAGGACACCGTGACCAGCCAGGACGTCGGGCACGTCCCGGACCCCGACGGTGGGCGCGACCCGAACCACGAGTGGATGCTCCGGCACGGCTGA
- a CDS encoding acyl carrier protein, giving the protein MNETEFKEALAPFATTPAEDLAMTDELDEIGVDSISVFELMIKLEDRVGENATKIDDNLSTVQDLYDHVQRVAALHNA; this is encoded by the coding sequence ATGAACGAGACCGAGTTCAAGGAAGCGCTCGCCCCCTTCGCCACCACGCCCGCCGAGGACCTGGCGATGACGGACGAGCTGGACGAGATCGGCGTCGACTCGATCAGCGTCTTCGAGCTGATGATCAAGCTCGAGGACCGCGTGGGCGAGAACGCGACGAAGATCGACGACAACCTGTCGACCGTGCAGGACCTCTACGACCACGTCCAGAGGGTCGCTGCGCTCCACAACGCCTGA
- a CDS encoding pyrimidine dimer DNA glycosylase/endonuclease V encodes MRLWSLHASLLDRQGLTACWREGLLAQAVLAGGTRGYTQHPQLVRFRRQPEPLVAVAAYLHAVADEARARGYRFDATRVGIPESERTRATPRIAVTDGQLALEWRHLLRKLAVRSPDRYTAAVQVGGPSPHPLFVVVPGDVESWERES; translated from the coding sequence GTGAGGCTGTGGTCCCTGCACGCGTCGCTGCTGGACCGGCAGGGCCTCACGGCGTGCTGGCGCGAAGGGCTGCTCGCCCAGGCCGTGCTGGCGGGCGGCACTCGCGGCTACACGCAGCACCCGCAGCTCGTGCGGTTCCGCCGGCAGCCGGAGCCCCTGGTCGCGGTCGCGGCGTACCTGCACGCCGTCGCCGACGAGGCGCGCGCGCGGGGCTACCGCTTCGACGCCACGCGCGTCGGCATCCCGGAGTCGGAGCGGACGCGCGCCACCCCGCGGATCGCCGTGACCGACGGACAGCTCGCGCTCGAGTGGCGGCACCTGCTGCGCAAGCTCGCCGTCCGCTCACCGGACCGGTACACCGCCGCGGTGCAGGTGGGGGGCCCGTCGCCGCACCCGCTGTTCGTCGTCGTGCCGGGGGACGTGGAGTCGTGGGAGCGGGAGAGCTGA
- a CDS encoding NAD(P)H-dependent oxidoreductase, giving the protein MTRHDPAPARIVALVGNPRVGSRTLDAAATLARTLAEHLAAPAPTVVDLATLAPALHVRPRTLELDAALAAAAGADVLVVATPVHKASFTGLLKSFLDLYGPDGLDGVAAVPLVVSGTPAHALVGEVHLRPVLVELGATVPTRALTLHDTELADVSPALERWWQRAERPLRRAVGAPVHRAEALLEVAR; this is encoded by the coding sequence ATGACCCGACACGATCCCGCCCCTGCCCGCATCGTCGCCCTCGTCGGCAACCCACGCGTCGGCTCGCGCACGCTCGACGCCGCCGCAACCCTCGCCCGCACGCTCGCCGAGCACCTCGCCGCCCCCGCGCCCACGGTCGTGGACCTCGCGACCCTCGCGCCCGCGCTGCACGTGCGGCCGCGCACCCTCGAGCTCGACGCCGCCCTCGCGGCCGCCGCCGGTGCCGACGTCCTCGTCGTCGCCACACCCGTCCACAAGGCCTCGTTCACGGGCCTGCTCAAGTCCTTCCTCGACCTCTACGGCCCCGACGGCCTCGACGGCGTGGCCGCCGTCCCGCTCGTCGTCTCGGGGACGCCCGCGCACGCGCTCGTCGGCGAGGTGCACCTACGCCCCGTGCTCGTCGAGCTGGGCGCGACCGTCCCCACGCGCGCGCTGACCCTGCACGACACCGAGCTCGCCGACGTCTCCCCCGCGCTCGAGCGCTGGTGGCAGCGCGCCGAACGTCCCCTGCGCCGCGCGGTCGGCGCTCCCGTGCACCGCGCCGAGGCCCTGCTGGAGGTGGCCCGATGA
- a CDS encoding DUF2599 domain-containing protein produces MAVRGAVRVVVATGVVLLVAGCGPGDEGPGPAMTSARPLVTPAPGAPQLVAPPGAGIVRDTGAPLADQASLGHDAGALLPVDGAGLQLEDGADGATRTTVVGPAGTLAWVAPPRGGHVEVQTDGSATLHDEAGTVVTALGPATGADDTRGSWRPVGGVLALDAPTGSATFVVGVAAVASATWGEADGGPSLLVVPAGWVRRGSLAAQQALVSQVAQTVPEAASASMQAQLWCHVLGAPDKASWDVEPWRPEVSTATMLLTRCNPTDVDV; encoded by the coding sequence GTGGCTGTGCGGGGAGCGGTGCGCGTCGTCGTGGCGACGGGCGTCGTCCTGCTCGTCGCCGGCTGCGGGCCGGGGGACGAGGGACCCGGTCCGGCCATGACGTCGGCGCGGCCGCTCGTGACCCCGGCCCCCGGCGCTCCGCAGCTCGTCGCACCCCCGGGCGCCGGCATCGTCCGGGACACGGGTGCGCCCCTCGCCGACCAGGCGTCGCTCGGGCACGACGCGGGCGCGCTGCTCCCCGTCGACGGTGCCGGCCTGCAGCTCGAGGACGGGGCCGACGGCGCGACCCGCACGACCGTCGTCGGTCCCGCCGGCACCCTGGCGTGGGTCGCGCCGCCGCGGGGCGGGCACGTCGAGGTGCAGACCGACGGGTCGGCCACACTGCACGACGAGGCCGGGACGGTCGTCACCGCGCTCGGGCCCGCGACCGGTGCCGACGACACCCGGGGTTCCTGGCGACCCGTCGGTGGCGTGCTCGCGCTCGACGCGCCGACGGGGTCGGCGACGTTCGTCGTCGGGGTGGCCGCAGTGGCGTCGGCCACGTGGGGCGAGGCCGACGGCGGACCCTCGCTCCTCGTGGTCCCGGCCGGCTGGGTGCGGCGCGGCAGCCTCGCCGCGCAGCAGGCGCTGGTGTCCCAGGTCGCGCAGACGGTGCCGGAGGCCGCGTCCGCGTCCATGCAGGCGCAGCTGTGGTGCCACGTGCTCGGCGCACCGGACAAGGCGTCGTGGGACGTCGAGCCGTGGCGCCCGGAGGTGTCCACGGCGACGATGCTCCTGACCCGCTGCAACCCCACCGACGTGGACGTATGA